The sequence GATTAGACGGTGGAAATTAAGGAATGAATAACTAAAAATAAAGAATTCAGGATTTAAAATTTTTCAGGCGGAATTTTTTGAACGCGGAATTATTGAATTGCCTGCAGGAAATTGCATGATGATTATAAATTCCATAAATAATCATGGGCATGAACCCCGGAGTCCGTCAGGGCTGCTTTCTACGCATCTGAAATGCATAGAGCATTATAAAAAGAGCTGTAAAAATCAGGTCGATGAAGAATTTTACCAGAAGGTAGTTAATTCCGAGATGAGAGAGAAAAATAAAAGGAACAGCCAACAACACTATCTGAGCTCCCAGATACATATAGAAGCCGCTGGAGCGCAGCGTCCACATTACTGCGGCTCCTGCAATTGAAAGAGCATACAGAACGGGCTTTGTGAGAAGATAAAAATTATTGCCATGAGTATCTTCAGTAATGATAGAATCGAGCACGGGAATGCTGCTGAAAAAGATATGCGGGTAGCCCCGCGTAAAAACAGAAATGACAGCAAACATGCACAATCCGCTCCAAATAAATGTGAGTACGCACAAAAAGCGCAGAAGCGTTGGTTTATATTGTTTCACGTTATCATCCATATCATTTCATTGTTTTATAATAACGGGCGTACATCAGTATAAATGCCAGTGAAATCAAAGCAAAGCCAACATTTGTCGGGGAAATTTTCAAAAATATCTGTAATAATATAACAAGGCCGTTGGCGATTGTATAAATTACAAATCCTGTTTTGCGCATCCGCAACATGAGAATACCGCCCCAAACAGAGGCAGCGGAAAATATTAATAACATCAGGCAGCCCATCATCATGAGCAAATGAAGGTTGATGCTGACTTCTTCGAGTTTCGGAAAAAGCTGTGTAAGGATACGAATCAGCCTGTCAGTTAAAACTAATCCCACTGCACTGAATAGTGTAATACCTCCGCTCCAGACAAACGTAAGAACACAAAGAACCTTCAGCATTCGTGGGCGGACGAAGGCTTCAGTGCTGTTTTCTAAATTAGTTTCGCTCATGATTTGCTTTTCTGATAGGTCTGAGCATGATTGCAAAACTGATTATCATAAACAGATTGATGAAGGCAATGATACCGGTTAACATATCACCGGTTAGTGCCGTTGCAGTAATTTCAATAACCAGTAAAATAACCGATGGGATGGCAAACATGAAAAATCCGCCCCATTTCAAAAAATACATCAGTAAAATACCCCAGAGAATCAGGCCGCAGACCACCACGCCTGTTGCACAGAGAAGAATAAAAAGCTCCCGGTTGACGTAGTTCATATCAACCCCCGAATCGCTCACCAGAGGCAGGGCTGAAGCAGGAAAGCACAGAGCATACAGAAAAATCGCAATCAGCGGCGCCAGTGCGATAAATGATAATATCGATAGTACCGATAAAAATACAGGACGTCCTGATCTTTTTTCCTGTGATATTACTTCTTGCTGTTCCATTATAACGTATTAATGCTTCCGCACAGATTAATCCGTAGCAAATATAAACAATAGCATTGAAAAAAGGGACAGTGTAAGAATGCGAACTTTTTGAAAACGTTCTTCATTATTATTGTTTGCAATTTACTGTGCAATTAAAACAATATCGGGGATTACCAGCGCACCATCCTCCGGAGCTGCGACGCATACAGTATAATAAACAAGGTGCTGAGTGCCGCAGCAATCAGGCTATAGCCGTTATATACAAGCATGAGTGAAATAATCTGCAGTGAAAGCAACAGTCCGTTTGCAATGGAATATAATACGAAACCGGTCCTGCGTCTGCGGAACATCATTACCGCTCCTGTAAAAGAAATGATGAACAGTCCCAACAGAAATGAGAAGAAAAATAATGTTGTTTTTGCTGTTGGATTTTCGACGATGGGGGCCGCCAGCTCAATTGACTTTCCAAAAAACATAAACAAGCCGCATAGTGCGCCAATGGATGCGATAATAAAAAACCCGCTGCATAAAAAAGTGATGATGCAAAGAAGTTTTAAAAAGCGTGTATTACCGGGTTCATTCTTCATAATAATCATCCTGTCAAGGCCTGATGGAATAACAGGCGGCACAAAGATACATAATGATATTCATAACATCTATTCCATCATTGAATCCTGCAAATAACTTAATCATTCATTTTTTGGTAATAAGTCTAAACTTTTGATTCATTTTTAAAAGAAGTTTGTATATTCGTATCCTTAAAACTTTTTAATTATTAATTAAACTATTAAAAAACATGGAAAATCAGAACCCTACACCTGCACCGCAGCTGGAAAAATTACCGAATGCAGTTATGATACTTGTATTTGGTATTATTTCGATTGTATTCTGCTGGTATGGTTTCGTTCCCGCTGTTGGGATCGTTACAGGCATCATTGGAATCGTTTTTGGCATTCTTGCCATGGTTATGGGCGGCAAAGCCAAGAAATTGTATGCCAGCGCACCCGAAAAATACTCAAAAGGCACACTTACACTGGCCAAAGTTGGTAGTATTCTCGGAACCGTAGGTTGGATCCTCGGCATTGTTTTCATGCTTATCGGCATCATCATTTTGATTCTTGCCGCCGGCACTGCAAGTCATTTCGGTTGATCATTCACACCAATAAAAAAAGCCATCCCGGAAAGGATGGCTTTTTTTATGCGCCTGCCCGGCCTATTCAAGGCTTCCGATAGCTTTTTCAACTTCAATAAGTATCTCTGCGCTTTTTACCAGTTCTTTCATAGCGTTATGATCGGGATACAGCGGCCTGTCAATGTCAAGATAATCGACATGCTTGCGGATGGTATCTTTGGCCACCTGCGTGCCTTTTCCAAATGCATAAGGTGTTTCGAACTTCTCACGCAGATCAAGCGCCTGCGCAGCAGCCATAAACTCAATACCCAATATACCATAAGCGTTGTCGAGTATCTGAAGATTTTTCAGCGCGGTGTTCATGCCCATAGAAACGAAATCTTCCTGATCGGCAGCAGCCGGAATAGACTGAATGGAAGCAGGTGCAGAGAGAATACGCTGTTCAACGATTTGCATATCGGCTGTATACTGGCTGAGCATCAACCCTGAAAACATACCGGCACCTTTGGTCAGGAATGGCGGTAAGCCAACACTGAGTGCGGGATTATTGAGGCGGTTCATGCGGCGCTCGCTGAGTACACTTACCATAGTTACAGCAATACCCACCATATCCATGGGCAAAGAAACCGGTGAGCCCTGGAAGTTAGCTCCCGAAAGGGCCAGTTTTTCGTCGGCAAAAAAGATAGGATTGTCGCCGACACCATTCAGTTCAATTTCTACCTGAGCACGAGCAAATGCAACTGCGTCGTGGGCTGCACCAATTACTTGCGGTGTGGAACGCATGGAATAAGCATCCTGCACTTTCACCTTCATACGACCTTCGGCAAGGTCGCCGCCGGCTGTAACTTTGCGGATGGCTGCAGCACTTCTTACGCCGCCTGCGAAACCGCGCACTTCAAGTATTCTGGAGTTATACGGTTTCAGGTTTGCTTTCAATGCTTCGAGTGATAAGGCACAGGCAATCTCAGCCTGCTTGAGCCAGTTGTTGACATCATAAATCATCAGCGCGCCCATGCCTGTCATAACATTGGAGCCATTGATGGTAGCAAGTCCGTCGCGTGCTTCTAGTCCGGGAACAGGGATGCCGGCTTTTGCCATGGCTTCTTTTCCGGTAAGTTTCTCACCTTTATAGAAGGCATGCCCCTCGCCCATCATCAGCAGCGCAATCTGCGACATAGGTGCCAGGTCGCCACAGGCACCGACGGAACCTTTGACGCATACAAAAGGCGTAACGCCTTTGTTCAGCATGTCAACCAGTGTTTGGGTAATTTCTATACGGCAGCCCGAATTGCCGTGTGCATGCACATTGATACGGCTTACCATGGCAGCGCGCACATGCTCCAGAGGAGCAGCGTCGCCAATGCCGGCAGCATGATTGTAAATAAGATATTTCTGAAAATCTTTCACCTGATCGTCGTTCAGAACAATTTCTGAGAACTCACCGATACCTGTGTTGATGCCGTACATGATTTCATGGGCTTCGATTTTTGCCTCAAGCATGGTGCGGCATTTCTTGATACGTTCAACAGCATCGGGATGCAGCTCCACTTTTTCATTGTTGCGTGCTACGTTCACTACATCTTCAATAGTGAGTCCGGCACCTTTGATAACTAATGTCATGTCAGTATGTTTTTATGTTTAATAATAATGATATTTCTTTACGAGGGGTGAAAGGCATTCGCCCCTAAGCCAACAGTACGCAGCAAAAGCTGATGTTTACAATCACAGCGGCGCACCAAAAAAACGGAATTTGAAATGGAAAGCCGCACACAGGCAGCATTTCCGGAGATTAGGCTAAAAGCCCGGCCCTGTTGATTTTTATCTTGAATTTGAGAATCCAGTTAGACATAAATGGGCAATTGAGGAGTTCAAAGATAAAAAAAAACGCGAATAATTACGAAAGCAAAATTTTCATCAGTTCATGCACGCTTACCTTTTTCTGGTCGCCGGTTTTCATATCTTTCAGGGTAACATTTCCCGACTTCATTTCGTCGCTGCCGGCCAGTGCCACAAAGCCGATTTTTTTATTATCGGCATAAGCCATCTGCTTTTTCATTTTGGCAGCATCGGGGTAAAGCTCGGCACTAAGACCTGCTTCGCGCAAAGCAGCAAGAATTTTAAGTGCGTATTGCTCTTCTTCGCCTCCAAAATTCACAAACATCAGCTTTACGGCCGATGTAATATCTTCCGGAAAGAGATTTAGCTCAAGCAGCACATCGTAAATGCGGTCGGCACCAAAAGATACACCCACGCCCGAAACTCCCGGCATACCGAATATTCCCGTAAGGTCGTCGTAACGTCCACCTCCGCAGATAGAGCCGAATTCCATACCTTTTGCCTTTACTTCAATGATGGTACCTGTGTAATAATTCAGTCCGCGTGCCAGCGTGAAATCAAACTCAACATTGTCAATATTGAGATTTTTACACAAAGCAAAAAGCTCACTCATCTCCTTCACCCCTGCCCTGCCGGCTTCCGATTCATCAAATAAGGCAGTGTTGGTCAGCAGGCCGTTTTTATCATTTTCGCCAAAAGCATCCTCAATAAATTTATCGAGTCGTGCAATCGAATCTTCTGAAATGTCTTTTGTTCTAAGCTCGTTGAAAACGCCGGCTTTACCGACTTTATCAATTTTATCAAGTGCTGTAACAATGGCTACAAATTTCTCCTGTTCGCCCAGCACATCGGCGATACCTTTCAATATTTTGCGGTTGTTCACTTTAATGACAACTTCCAGTCCGAGGCGTTTATACACTTCGTTGATAATCTGAATCAGTTCCAGTTCGTTGATAAGCGAATTGCTGCCGATTACATCCACATCGCACTGATAGAACTCACGGTAACGGCCTTTTTGGGGTCGGTCGGCGCGCCAAACAGGCTGTATCTGATAGCGTTTAAACGGGAACGAAATCTTAGACTGATTCATAACTACAAAGCGTGCAAACGGAACGGTAAGGTCGTAGCGCAACGCCTTTTCACTGATGCGGTTTGTGAGTTTTGCTACCGGTAAGTTTGTGACGTCGGCAGCATTGATGCCACTCATGAAATCGCCCGAATTGAGTATTTTAAAAATCAAACGGTCGCCTTCTTCGCCATATTTACCCATAAGTGTAGAGAGGTTCTCCATGGCAGGAGTTTCTATCTGCAGGTAACCGAAGAGTTTGAAAACGGCGCGTATTGTATCGAAAATATAATTTCTGCGTGCCATTTCGTCGGGACCAAAATCGCGCGTGCCTTTAGGGATGGAACTGTTAACTGCCATAGCAAAAAATAATTAAACTCCTTCAGGAGAAATTAAGAACTTGTCTGCAAATATAACGCAATGGCATGAAATAACAGTATTGGCGTTTCGGTGCTTCGATCTGTCGGCTGACGGACTCAACGACCGAAACTCAGCGACCGAAGAATCCGTAAGCTTCGACAGCCCTTCGGTAGGCTCAGGGTAAAGCAGGGATATCAGCGCACGATGTACCTTTTCAGGATGTCGGGTCGGTTCGTTATAATGCCGTCGGCACCACGGCGAATCATCTTTTTCATTTCAGCCGGATTGTCGACCGTCCAAACAAATACCGTTTTATTTAGTTTGTGAATCCTGCG comes from Bacteroidota bacterium and encodes:
- the hisS gene encoding histidine--tRNA ligase, which gives rise to MAVNSSIPKGTRDFGPDEMARRNYIFDTIRAVFKLFGYLQIETPAMENLSTLMGKYGEEGDRLIFKILNSGDFMSGINAADVTNLPVAKLTNRISEKALRYDLTVPFARFVVMNQSKISFPFKRYQIQPVWRADRPQKGRYREFYQCDVDVIGSNSLINELELIQIINEVYKRLGLEVVIKVNNRKILKGIADVLGEQEKFVAIVTALDKIDKVGKAGVFNELRTKDISEDSIARLDKFIEDAFGENDKNGLLTNTALFDESEAGRAGVKEMSELFALCKNLNIDNVEFDFTLARGLNYYTGTIIEVKAKGMEFGSICGGGRYDDLTGIFGMPGVSGVGVSFGADRIYDVLLELNLFPEDITSAVKLMFVNFGGEEEQYALKILAALREAGLSAELYPDAAKMKKQMAYADNKKIGFVALAGSDEMKSGNVTLKDMKTGDQKKVSVHELMKILLS
- a CDS encoding aromatic amino acid ammonia-lyase; the encoded protein is MTLVIKGAGLTIEDVVNVARNNEKVELHPDAVERIKKCRTMLEAKIEAHEIMYGINTGIGEFSEIVLNDDQVKDFQKYLIYNHAAGIGDAAPLEHVRAAMVSRINVHAHGNSGCRIEITQTLVDMLNKGVTPFVCVKGSVGACGDLAPMSQIALLMMGEGHAFYKGEKLTGKEAMAKAGIPVPGLEARDGLATINGSNVMTGMGALMIYDVNNWLKQAEIACALSLEALKANLKPYNSRILEVRGFAGGVRSAAAIRKVTAGGDLAEGRMKVKVQDAYSMRSTPQVIGAAHDAVAFARAQVEIELNGVGDNPIFFADEKLALSGANFQGSPVSLPMDMVGIAVTMVSVLSERRMNRLNNPALSVGLPPFLTKGAGMFSGLMLSQYTADMQIVEQRILSAPASIQSIPAAADQEDFVSMGMNTALKNLQILDNAYGILGIEFMAAAQALDLREKFETPYAFGKGTQVAKDTIRKHVDYLDIDRPLYPDHNAMKELVKSAEILIEVEKAIGSLE